From a region of the Candidatus Dependentiae bacterium genome:
- the rpsO gene encoding 30S ribosomal protein S15 has translation MALKQAKSEMIANFKQSEHDTGSTAVQIALLTNRINSLTQHFKTHAKDYASKRGLLKMVGQRRSFLSYLAKHDQAQYRQLLERLGLRK, from the coding sequence ATGGCATTAAAACAAGCTAAATCAGAAATGATAGCAAACTTTAAACAATCAGAGCATGATACAGGTTCAACAGCAGTACAAATTGCATTGCTTACCAACCGTATCAATAGCTTAACTCAACATTTTAAAACACATGCTAAAGATTATGCATCAAAGCGTGGCCTTCTTAAAATGGTTGGGCAACGTCGTAGCTTTTTAAGCTACTTAGCAAAACATGATCAAGCACAATATAGACAGCTTTTAGAACGTTTAGGCTTACGTAAGTAA
- the rpoC gene encoding DNA-directed RNA polymerase subunit beta', which translates to MTNRLLERFREYINATQFNALKIGLASPEKIHSLSYGEVKKIETINYRTLKPERDGLFCARIFGPVKDWECNCGKYKRMKHRGITCEKCGVEVIQARVRRERMGHIELVAPVCHIWYLKGIPSYLGLIMDMAIKDLERVIYFDAYLVIKQGKSPYPRKTLLSAVDYDYYTETHPEDAEFFAETGAEAVKQALSLLDLHEEVKRLQEEYEKITSVAARHKLMRRIKVLSSLIQGNLRPEWMIMTVLPVLPPDLRPLVPLEGGRFASSDLNELYRRVLNRNIRLQRLIEIEAPSVIIKNEKRMLQESVDALIDNGRRGQPVRGPNRRPLKSLSEMLRGKQGRFRQNLLGKRVDYSGRSVIVVDPELKMDQCGLPKIMALELFKSHVYAGLLERELAPNLRVAKRMVEESLPEVWDVLEQVVKGYPVLLNRAPTLHRLGIQAFYPMLVDGKAIKIHPLVCAAYNADFDGDQMAVHIPLSSLAKAECENLVLSTKNILSAANGRPVTVPSQDMVLGLHYITKVRCNALGEGIVFSNTQEVVTAYQFGKADMHARIKVRLEGSRIVDTTVGRVILYEAIPQGSEFDWVNKIMTRADLTRLVERVYVRFGSDATVKCLDNIKKLGFYNSTKAGISIAISDLVVPEKKDTIIAKAEIEVQKIEQLYMDGIITNGERYNKVLSLWFQAALDVAGQMTKEFEVQDQLAFVNSQKDFQPFNPLFMMLESGAKGSKEQIKQLVGMRGLMAKPSGEIMETPVKTNFKQGLSVFEYFISTHGARKGQADTALKTANSGYLTRRLVDVAQDVVISLADCKTLGYIEIEDLKESGDTLYALPQRVYGRVAALDLKDPVTGTLLLKQGDIVRRSDLEKINDSAVSRIAIRSALTCQAKRGICAKCYGIDLSKGELADNGTTVGIIAAQSIGEPGTQLTMRTFHVGGTASLSDQSSYSAKYNGIVQLRGMRTAVNRENQTIIMSRKARLLIMSPDGRELQRNDIEYGALLLVNDGQEVTIGTKLANWDANNKVLLTEYAGRARYIDLLENVTVQDRFDEATNRSSKVVLDHKGDKYQPAISIIDEHDEEIAQYYVPTGAYLTVGDNQVVKVGDILVKTPREASKTKDITGGLPRIAELFEARMPKDPAIIADIDGEIVFGGLHRGLRKVSVVSGDDSYDYFIPRNKQLNVANGDRVTAGDPLTSGTPVLHDILRILGPETLQRYLVNQIQQIYRLQGVDINDRHIELIVRQMLRKMRIVEPGDTEFLIGDRVDRIHFRTVNAALQAEGKRVAVAKPVLMGITLSSLGTESFISAASFQETTRILAEAAISGQVDHLYGLKENVIIGKLIPAGTGIKTFRKKYIDRQGQEEQ; encoded by the coding sequence GTGACTAATCGACTACTTGAGCGCTTTCGCGAGTATATAAATGCTACGCAGTTTAATGCTCTTAAGATTGGACTTGCGTCTCCTGAAAAGATACATTCTCTTTCGTATGGAGAAGTTAAGAAGATCGAGACTATTAACTATCGTACACTAAAACCAGAACGTGACGGTTTATTCTGTGCTCGTATATTCGGGCCGGTTAAAGACTGGGAATGTAACTGTGGTAAATATAAACGTATGAAACACAGGGGTATAACCTGTGAAAAATGCGGAGTTGAAGTAATTCAAGCACGAGTAAGACGTGAAAGAATGGGCCACATTGAGTTGGTGGCCCCCGTATGTCATATTTGGTACCTTAAAGGTATTCCAAGTTATCTTGGTCTTATTATGGATATGGCTATAAAAGATCTTGAACGAGTTATCTATTTTGATGCTTATTTAGTTATAAAACAAGGTAAATCACCGTATCCACGTAAAACATTATTAAGTGCTGTAGACTATGATTACTATACTGAAACACACCCAGAAGATGCAGAATTTTTTGCAGAAACTGGTGCTGAAGCAGTAAAGCAAGCGTTAAGCTTACTTGATCTACACGAAGAGGTAAAGCGCCTTCAAGAAGAATATGAGAAGATAACTTCTGTTGCTGCACGCCACAAATTAATGCGTCGTATCAAAGTGCTTTCCAGCTTAATACAAGGAAATTTGCGTCCTGAATGGATGATAATGACTGTACTTCCAGTATTACCACCAGACTTGCGTCCATTGGTACCTTTGGAAGGTGGCCGTTTTGCAAGTTCAGATCTTAATGAACTTTATAGACGGGTACTTAACAGAAATATTCGTTTGCAAAGATTGATAGAAATTGAAGCTCCTTCAGTTATTATCAAAAACGAAAAACGTATGTTACAAGAATCTGTTGATGCTCTTATTGATAACGGTCGTCGAGGGCAGCCTGTGCGCGGTCCAAATCGTAGACCACTTAAATCATTAAGTGAAATGCTTCGTGGTAAACAAGGTCGTTTCAGACAAAACTTGCTTGGTAAACGTGTAGATTATTCCGGTCGATCAGTAATTGTGGTTGATCCTGAACTTAAGATGGATCAATGTGGTCTACCTAAAATTATGGCACTTGAATTATTTAAGTCACATGTATATGCAGGTTTATTAGAGCGTGAATTAGCGCCTAATTTACGTGTTGCAAAACGCATGGTAGAAGAATCATTGCCAGAGGTGTGGGACGTGCTTGAGCAAGTGGTTAAAGGGTACCCAGTACTTCTTAACCGTGCACCAACACTTCACAGATTAGGTATACAAGCATTTTATCCAATGCTGGTTGATGGTAAAGCTATTAAGATTCATCCACTGGTATGTGCTGCTTATAACGCTGACTTTGATGGTGACCAGATGGCTGTTCATATACCGTTAAGTAGTCTAGCTAAAGCAGAGTGTGAAAATCTTGTATTGTCTACCAAAAATATATTGTCTGCTGCTAACGGGCGACCAGTAACGGTTCCAAGTCAGGACATGGTTCTTGGGCTCCATTATATAACTAAAGTGCGTTGTAACGCTCTTGGTGAAGGTATAGTATTTAGTAACACTCAAGAAGTGGTAACTGCGTATCAATTTGGCAAAGCTGACATGCACGCACGTATTAAAGTGCGTTTAGAAGGCTCTAGAATAGTAGATACTACCGTAGGCCGCGTTATCTTATACGAAGCTATACCCCAAGGATCAGAATTTGATTGGGTCAATAAAATTATGACCCGTGCTGATCTTACGCGTCTTGTTGAACGTGTCTATGTTCGTTTTGGTAGTGATGCAACAGTTAAGTGTTTAGATAATATTAAAAAACTTGGATTCTACAACTCTACTAAAGCAGGTATTTCTATTGCTATTAGTGATCTTGTTGTTCCTGAGAAAAAAGATACTATTATTGCTAAAGCTGAAATTGAAGTACAAAAAATCGAACAACTCTATATGGACGGTATCATCACTAATGGTGAACGTTACAATAAAGTATTAAGTCTTTGGTTCCAAGCTGCACTTGATGTTGCTGGACAAATGACTAAAGAGTTTGAAGTACAAGATCAGCTTGCTTTTGTTAACAGTCAAAAAGACTTTCAGCCGTTTAATCCTTTGTTTATGATGTTAGAGTCCGGAGCAAAAGGATCTAAAGAGCAAATTAAACAGCTTGTAGGTATGCGTGGTTTGATGGCTAAACCATCAGGTGAAATTATGGAAACACCCGTTAAAACCAACTTCAAACAAGGTCTGAGCGTATTTGAATACTTTATTTCTACTCATGGTGCTCGTAAAGGTCAAGCCGATACAGCGCTTAAAACAGCAAACTCAGGGTATTTAACTCGTCGTCTTGTAGATGTAGCTCAAGATGTTGTTATTTCTCTGGCTGACTGTAAAACGCTTGGCTACATTGAGATAGAAGATCTTAAAGAATCTGGTGATACACTGTACGCATTGCCACAACGTGTGTATGGCCGTGTTGCAGCTCTTGATCTTAAAGATCCTGTTACAGGTACGTTATTGCTTAAACAAGGTGATATAGTAAGGCGTTCAGATTTAGAAAAAATAAACGATTCAGCCGTTTCACGTATTGCTATCCGCTCTGCATTGACTTGTCAGGCAAAGCGAGGTATCTGTGCTAAGTGTTATGGTATTGATTTGTCTAAAGGTGAACTTGCAGATAATGGTACTACAGTAGGTATTATTGCAGCACAGTCTATTGGTGAACCTGGTACTCAGTTAACTATGAGAACTTTCCACGTTGGGGGTACTGCGAGTTTATCTGATCAATCATCATATAGTGCTAAATATAATGGTATAGTGCAATTGCGTGGTATGAGAACAGCTGTTAACCGCGAAAATCAGACAATAATTATGAGCCGTAAAGCGCGCTTATTAATTATGTCACCTGATGGCCGTGAACTTCAACGCAACGACATTGAGTATGGTGCGCTTTTATTAGTAAACGATGGTCAAGAAGTTACCATAGGTACTAAACTTGCCAATTGGGATGCTAACAATAAAGTATTGTTAACAGAATATGCCGGACGAGCACGCTATATCGATTTACTAGAAAACGTTACTGTTCAAGACAGATTTGATGAAGCAACCAATCGTTCAAGTAAAGTAGTACTTGATCATAAGGGCGATAAATATCAGCCGGCTATTAGTATTATCGATGAACATGATGAAGAGATAGCCCAATACTATGTGCCAACAGGCGCTTACTTAACCGTAGGCGACAACCAAGTGGTAAAAGTTGGTGACATATTGGTTAAAACTCCACGTGAAGCATCTAAAACTAAAGATATTACCGGAGGTTTACCTCGTATTGCAGAATTATTTGAAGCACGTATGCCAAAAGATCCTGCTATTATTGCAGATATTGATGGTGAAATAGTGTTTGGTGGTCTGCATAGAGGACTTCGTAAAGTCAGCGTTGTTAGTGGTGATGATTCTTATGATTACTTTATCCCTCGTAATAAGCAGCTTAACGTTGCTAACGGAGACAGAGTAACTGCTGGTGATCCACTAACTTCTGGAACTCCTGTATTACATGACATTTTACGTATACTTGGGCCAGAAACATTGCAGCGCTATTTAGTAAACCAAATTCAACAAATTTATCGTTTACAAGGTGTTGACATTAACGATAGGCACATAGAACTTATTGTAAGACAAATGCTTCGTAAAATGCGTATTGTTGAACCAGGCGATACTGAATTCTTGATTGGTGATCGTGTAGATCGTATTCACTTTAGAACAGTAAACGCTGCTCTACAAGCTGAAGGTAAACGTGTAGCAGTAGCTAAACCAGTACTTATGGGTATTACATTATCATCCCTAGGCACTGAAAGCTTTATTTCTGCAGCATCTTTCCAAGAAACTACACGTATTTTAGCTGAAGCAGCTATATCCGGTCAAGTAGATCACCTTTACGGTTTAAAAGAAAATGTTATTATAGGTAAGTTGATACCTGCAGGAACTGGCATTAAGACGTTCAGAAAAAAGTATATTGATCGTCAAGGCCAAGAAGAGCAGTAA
- the rph gene encoding ribonuclease PH produces MNKTMASKIRRVDQRSHDQLRPLRVSYDVFNYASGSTLFEMGNTKVLCAVTLQQGVPHFLRGKKSGWLTAEYSLLPASTPIRTVREVTANKRSGRTIEISRLIGRTLRSVVNLDALGEQTIFIDCDVLQADGGTRTACITGAYLALRAAVTRWVHKGILSHTILTDELAAISVGVTQESALLDLDFVEDSATEADFNFVLTKSGKIVELQGSAEQFPLTWDHYEEMRFLAIKGVQELFTFFDRNLYIIAPPEPLPSSQSHNSLYRSIFE; encoded by the coding sequence ATGAATAAAACTATGGCTAGTAAAATTAGAAGAGTTGATCAACGATCTCACGATCAGCTTCGTCCATTGCGAGTAAGCTACGATGTGTTTAATTATGCATCAGGCTCAACGCTGTTTGAAATGGGTAACACAAAAGTGTTATGCGCAGTAACATTACAGCAAGGTGTTCCTCATTTTTTACGTGGTAAAAAATCTGGATGGCTTACTGCAGAGTATTCTCTTCTTCCAGCTTCAACCCCTATAAGAACCGTGCGAGAAGTAACTGCTAACAAACGAAGCGGTCGTACAATCGAAATATCACGACTTATTGGTAGAACATTGCGTTCTGTTGTTAACTTGGATGCACTTGGTGAACAAACGATTTTTATTGATTGTGATGTTTTACAAGCTGATGGTGGAACTCGTACAGCATGTATTACTGGTGCTTATTTAGCGCTAAGAGCAGCTGTTACACGTTGGGTTCATAAAGGTATACTGTCTCATACTATTTTAACTGATGAATTAGCAGCAATTTCTGTTGGTGTAACTCAAGAGAGTGCTCTTCTTGATTTAGATTTTGTAGAAGATAGTGCTACAGAAGCTGATTTTAATTTTGTACTTACAAAATCAGGCAAAATAGTTGAGCTACAAGGCTCTGCTGAGCAATTTCCATTAACATGGGATCATTATGAAGAAATGCGATTCTTAGCTATTAAAGGGGTCCAAGAACTCTTTACTTTCTTTGATCGTAATTTATACATAATTGCGCCACCAGAACCGTTACCATCATCTCAGTCACATAACTCTTTGTATAGATCGATATTTGAGTAA
- a CDS encoding phosphoglucosamine mutase: MNNLFGTDGIRGPVGTYPFTPEGVKVLGKALGAWSQEKYGSHASILIGHDTRESCTWIKDALTAGLLHYPITIYDAGVLPTPAISYLVSSNSSFNCGIVISASHNVYSDNGLKIHDTLTGKLTADDELRISELIRSFSSAYLQDTTYGVLKKYPDAYSLYLNALLTNFKSMILTGKKIVLDVANGATYKLAPAVFEALGATVITLNNKPTGININENCGALHLEGLQKAVIDTHATIGFAFDGDGDRIMAVSGNGIVKDGDDILALLSNHPAYAHLDTLVGTVMTNQALEVFLHKRDKKLIRTAVGDKYIAQALTAHSLFLGGEPSGHIILRDKNKTGDGILVALRIIEALEHTDNWDMVTFLKYPQITLNIKVKRKKSLEEEPLLSLIEESKKQLRAGRLLVRYSGTEPLLRVMVEEQNAELALSIASTLAANLERQLL; this comes from the coding sequence ATGAACAATCTTTTTGGCACTGACGGTATTCGAGGCCCCGTAGGCACTTATCCTTTCACTCCTGAAGGTGTTAAAGTTCTTGGTAAAGCATTGGGAGCATGGAGCCAGGAAAAATATGGTTCTCATGCATCTATACTAATAGGTCATGATACACGTGAGTCATGCACTTGGATAAAAGATGCTCTTACTGCGGGCCTACTACACTATCCAATAACTATTTACGATGCCGGAGTGCTTCCTACGCCTGCAATAAGTTACTTGGTAAGCTCTAACAGCAGCTTTAACTGTGGGATTGTAATTTCTGCATCTCACAACGTGTATAGCGATAATGGCCTTAAAATACATGATACTCTTACGGGTAAACTTACTGCTGACGATGAACTACGCATAAGTGAACTTATACGCTCTTTTTCTAGTGCTTACCTGCAAGATACCACTTATGGCGTTCTTAAAAAGTATCCTGACGCTTATTCTCTTTATCTTAATGCTCTTTTGACTAATTTTAAGAGTATGATATTAACAGGAAAAAAAATAGTACTAGATGTAGCAAATGGAGCCACTTATAAACTTGCTCCCGCTGTATTTGAAGCTTTAGGAGCTACGGTTATAACGCTGAATAATAAACCAACAGGCATTAATATAAATGAAAATTGTGGAGCTTTGCATCTTGAGGGTTTACAAAAAGCAGTTATAGACACTCATGCTACTATAGGTTTTGCATTTGATGGTGATGGTGACAGAATAATGGCAGTTTCTGGCAATGGTATAGTAAAAGACGGTGACGATATACTCGCTCTTTTAAGTAATCATCCCGCTTATGCTCATCTAGATACTCTTGTAGGTACTGTTATGACCAATCAAGCATTAGAAGTTTTCTTACACAAAAGAGATAAAAAACTAATAAGAACAGCTGTTGGCGATAAATATATAGCACAAGCTCTGACTGCTCATAGCTTATTTTTAGGTGGCGAACCTTCAGGACATATTATTTTAAGAGATAAAAACAAGACCGGCGACGGTATTTTAGTGGCACTACGTATTATTGAAGCTCTTGAGCATACAGACAATTGGGATATGGTAACATTTTTAAAATATCCCCAAATTACACTAAATATTAAAGTAAAAAGAAAAAAATCTTTAGAAGAAGAGCCGCTTCTCTCTCTTATTGAAGAGAGTAAAAAACAGTTACGTGCTGGACGACTTCTTGTACGGTATTCGGGCACTGAACCATTACTGCGTGTTATGGTAGAAGAGCAGAATGCAGAACTTGCTTTAAGCATAGCTTCTACATTAGCAGCTAATCTTGAGCGCCAATTACTGTAG
- the pnp gene encoding polyribonucleotide nucleotidyltransferase, whose amino-acid sequence MEKRFYLPEFQYEAITGKFASQADGAVWLQQGGTVVLATVVSAPSKEFPGFLPLTIDYRENFAAAGKIPGGYYKREGKFSDKEVLVSRLIDRAIRPLFPENYFNQLQILITVYSVDKENMPSNLALVAGSLALSLSKIPFLGPIGIVEIGRVNGEWIANPVYAQNQESDVKITVAGTYEGICMVEGNTNQISEKELVDALFLAHESIKKQVAWQKGIAQEVGVSKEEIVDQFNWNEWMARAKNFLTADNIEPLYTANKPERGRAMSALKEAFFTQYKEQATELGISSTFLGYVFDSELELALTEHAFTTGKRIDSRVFATVRPISTEVGLLPFTHGSALFKRGNTQALATVTLGGGQDEQKIEDIMGETTDSAFMLHYNFPPFSVGEVRAMRGPGRREVGHGHLAASALKAILPSREKFPYTIRIVADILESDGSSSMATVCASTMALMNAGVPIAEMVSGVAMGLIQSKAGEFQVLTDIAGIEDAFGLMDFKVAGTQNGITAIQMDIKYKGGIHREIFEKALAQARVARLFILDEMRKVMTAPNAQLSELVPQIVSFKVPTDKIGAIIGSKGSVIKDIIAQTGTTIDIEEDGTVKIFGHPGPKLDQAVAWVKTLGGRIEKGTIYKGAIKKLAEFGIFVEIAPGQDGLVHVSNLPKARQNNFAASMKVGEIVTVEVVDYDETTGRIRLKLNE is encoded by the coding sequence ATGGAAAAAAGATTTTACCTACCCGAATTTCAGTATGAAGCGATAACTGGTAAATTTGCTAGTCAAGCTGATGGAGCTGTATGGCTTCAGCAGGGCGGTACTGTAGTACTTGCTACTGTAGTATCGGCTCCTTCTAAGGAATTTCCGGGTTTTTTACCTTTAACAATTGATTATCGAGAAAATTTTGCTGCAGCCGGCAAAATTCCTGGCGGCTATTATAAGCGTGAAGGTAAATTTAGCGATAAAGAAGTACTTGTAAGCCGTCTTATAGATCGTGCTATACGACCACTTTTTCCTGAAAATTACTTTAATCAATTGCAAATACTTATTACAGTGTACTCTGTTGATAAAGAAAATATGCCTTCTAACTTAGCTTTAGTTGCAGGATCACTTGCGCTTTCTCTTTCTAAAATACCCTTTTTGGGTCCTATAGGTATAGTAGAAATAGGTAGAGTAAACGGCGAGTGGATAGCAAATCCAGTGTATGCTCAAAACCAAGAATCTGATGTAAAAATTACTGTAGCAGGAACTTATGAAGGTATCTGCATGGTAGAAGGAAACACCAACCAAATATCTGAAAAAGAGTTGGTTGATGCTTTATTTTTAGCTCATGAATCTATTAAAAAACAAGTAGCATGGCAAAAAGGAATTGCGCAAGAAGTTGGTGTTTCTAAAGAAGAAATAGTAGATCAATTTAATTGGAATGAGTGGATGGCTCGCGCCAAAAACTTTTTGACTGCTGATAATATAGAACCTTTATATACTGCTAATAAGCCTGAACGTGGTAGAGCAATGTCTGCTTTAAAAGAAGCATTCTTTACACAATATAAAGAACAAGCAACCGAGCTTGGTATATCATCAACTTTCTTAGGCTATGTATTTGATTCTGAACTTGAATTAGCTCTTACTGAACATGCTTTTACCACAGGTAAACGTATAGATAGTAGAGTATTTGCAACAGTAAGGCCTATAAGTACAGAAGTAGGATTATTACCCTTTACTCATGGTTCGGCTTTATTTAAGCGTGGCAACACACAAGCGCTGGCAACAGTAACCTTGGGTGGCGGTCAGGATGAACAAAAAATAGAAGATATAATGGGCGAAACGACCGACAGTGCGTTTATGCTTCATTATAACTTTCCTCCCTTTTCAGTGGGTGAAGTTCGTGCAATGCGCGGTCCTGGTAGACGAGAAGTTGGCCATGGTCATTTAGCAGCATCTGCACTTAAAGCTATTTTGCCATCACGCGAAAAGTTTCCTTATACCATACGTATCGTTGCAGATATTTTAGAGTCTGATGGTTCTAGCTCTATGGCTACCGTCTGTGCTTCTACTATGGCTCTTATGAATGCTGGTGTACCTATTGCAGAAATGGTCAGCGGTGTTGCTATGGGCTTAATTCAAAGTAAAGCAGGCGAATTTCAAGTACTTACTGATATAGCTGGTATAGAAGATGCTTTTGGCCTTATGGACTTTAAAGTAGCAGGAACTCAAAATGGTATTACTGCTATCCAAATGGATATCAAATATAAGGGTGGCATTCATAGAGAAATCTTTGAAAAAGCTCTTGCTCAAGCTCGTGTAGCTCGTCTTTTCATTCTTGACGAAATGCGTAAAGTAATGACTGCGCCTAATGCTCAACTTTCAGAATTAGTGCCACAAATAGTTTCATTTAAAGTTCCTACCGATAAAATAGGTGCAATAATTGGTTCTAAGGGTAGTGTTATTAAAGATATTATTGCTCAAACTGGCACAACAATAGACATTGAAGAAGATGGTACTGTGAAGATCTTTGGTCATCCAGGTCCAAAACTTGATCAAGCTGTTGCATGGGTTAAAACGCTTGGCGGTCGTATTGAAAAAGGTACTATTTACAAAGGTGCGATTAAAAAGCTTGCTGAATTTGGTATATTTGTAGAGATAGCACCAGGACAAGATGGTCTTGTGCACGTATCTAACTTGCCAAAAGCTCGTCAAAACAATTTCGCAGCGTCAATGAAAGTTGGCGAAATAGTAACTGTAGAAGTAGTAGATTATGATGAAACTACGGGTCGAATCCGCTTAAAATTGAATGAATAA
- the trpS gene encoding tryptophan--tRNA ligase has protein sequence MKNQVVLTGDRPTGPLHLGHYVGSLANRISLQDNYTQFVMIADVQALTDNVDNPTKVHDNVLQVAYDYLAVGIDPQKTTIFIQSLIPQIAELTVFYLNLVTVNRLRRNPTIKTEIQQKGYGDSLTAGFLMYPVSQAADITVVKAQLVPVGEDQLPMIEQTNEIVRAFNRIYKTDVLVEAQALVPKIARLPGLDGQAKMSKSLGNALYLSDSSDVVAKKVRSMYTDPNHLKVSDPGQVEGNTVFYYLDAFDPRVDEVEELKAQYRRGGLGDSVLKKRLLEVLEAFLTPIRERRKELEQDPAYVLSVLKKGTEYTQQVASTTMHEVREALKLHYF, from the coding sequence ATGAAAAATCAAGTAGTTTTAACTGGTGACCGTCCTACAGGGCCACTTCATTTAGGCCATTATGTAGGATCACTTGCTAACCGTATCAGTTTGCAAGACAATTATACACAGTTTGTTATGATTGCCGATGTTCAAGCTCTTACTGACAATGTCGACAACCCCACTAAAGTACATGATAACGTATTACAAGTGGCTTATGATTATTTAGCAGTGGGCATAGATCCTCAAAAGACAACCATTTTTATTCAATCGCTTATACCTCAAATAGCCGAGCTTACTGTATTTTATTTAAATCTTGTTACAGTAAATCGCCTGCGTCGTAATCCTACAATAAAAACTGAAATACAGCAAAAAGGATATGGCGATTCTCTTACAGCAGGATTTTTAATGTATCCAGTAAGTCAAGCAGCTGATATCACCGTAGTAAAAGCACAGCTTGTTCCCGTTGGTGAAGATCAACTACCTATGATCGAACAAACCAATGAAATAGTACGTGCATTTAATCGAATTTATAAAACGGATGTACTCGTTGAAGCTCAAGCTTTAGTACCTAAAATTGCGCGCCTTCCGGGTCTTGATGGTCAAGCAAAAATGAGTAAATCGCTTGGTAACGCGCTTTATCTTTCTGATTCATCTGACGTGGTAGCCAAAAAAGTACGTAGTATGTATACCGATCCAAATCATCTTAAGGTAAGTGATCCAGGACAAGTAGAAGGCAATACAGTGTTTTACTACCTAGATGCTTTTGATCCACGAGTAGATGAAGTAGAAGAACTGAAAGCTCAGTATCGGCGTGGCGGCCTTGGTGACAGTGTTCTTAAAAAGAGGTTGCTAGAAGTTCTTGAAGCTTTTCTTACCCCTATTAGAGAGCGTCGTAAAGAGCTTGAGCAAGATCCAGCATATGTGCTTAGTGTATTAAAAAAGGGCACTGAATATACGCAGCAAGTAGCAAGTACTACTATGCATGAAGTACGTGAAGCTTTAAAGTTACACTACTTTTAA